CGACCTGCTCGCCTTCCGCGCTTATCACCCGTACCTGGGGCACGCGGATCATTCCGTTGACTCTGACGGTTCTCTTTTGAATAGTTTTCCTCCCGAATCCTCGTAACCTGGATTCACTTCGCCGCCCGGACCGTCCGAGCGATTTCTTCTTCCATCGTGCCGATCAGGGCGTCCACTGTCATGTTCCCCTGGTCACCCTCGCCGCGCCGGCGGACCGATACGTCGCCCGCCTCCATCTCGCGGGCGCCGGCAATGGCCATGAAGGGGATCTTCTTCGTCTCCGCCTCGCGGATCTTGTACCCGACTTTCTCGTTTCTCACGTCCGTCTCGACCCGGAAACCGGCGTCGGCCAGCCTGCGCTCCACCCCGCGGACATACTCGGTCTGGTGTTCCGAAATGCCGATCACGACCACCTGGACCGGCGCCAGCCAGGTCGGGAACGCGCCGGCGCAGTGCTCGATGTACACGCCGAGGAACCGTTCCAGGCTTCCGAGTATGGCGCGGTGGATCATGACGGGCCGGGCGGGCTTGCCGGATTCGGTGATGTATTCCAGGTCGAAGAGCTCCGGCATGTTGAAATCGAGCTGGCACGTACCCAGTTGCCAGGGGCGCTGCAGGGCGTCCTTCACGAAGAAATCCACTTTCGGTCCGTAGAAGGCCGCTTCGCCGGGCGCCACCTCGTAATCGACTCCCAGGCTGTCCAGCACGCGGGCCAGGGTCTCCTCCGCCCGGTCCCAGAGCTCGTCGGAACCGGCGCGCTTGGCCGACCGCGTGGACAGGTGGATGACGGTGTCCTCGAACCCGAGCGTGGTATAGGCGTCCGCCAGCATCTTGATGAAATCGTCGACTTCGTCCCGGATCTGGTCGGGACGGCAGAAGATGTGAGCGTCGTCCTGCGAAAAGGAGCGCACCCGCATCAGGCCGGCCGTCACCCCGGAACGTTCGTGCCGGTGCAGCCGGGCGAAATCGGCGTAGCGGATGGGCAGGTCGCGGTAGGAATGGTGGCCCGCCGCGTACATGAGGCAGTGGCTGGGACAGTTCATCGGCTTGGGCGCAAATTCCCGTTCGTCGGCGTCGATGGTGAACATCTCGTCCCAGAAATGCTCGTAATGTCCCGAGGTCTTCCACAGCCCGGCTTCGTATATCAGCGGGGTGATGACTTCGTCGTAACCGTGCTTTCTATATAGATCGCGCACGTAGTCGGTCAGGGCGTTGTAGATCTGGGCGCCTTTCGGGAAGAAGAAGGGCGACGCCGGCGCGTAGGGATGAAACATGAACAGCCCGAGCTGCCGGCCCAGCTTGCGGTGGTCCCGCCGCTCCGCCTCGGCGCGCCGTTCCAGGTACTCCTCCAGGTCGCTCTGGCGGGGATAGGAAACGCCGTATATCCGCTGGAGGCTCTGGTTGTTCTCGTCGCCGTGCCAGTAGGCGGCCGCGACGCTGAGCAGCTTGAAAGCCTTGATCTTTCCGGTCGACGGGATGTGCGGGCCCCGGCAGAGGTCGATGAAATCCCCCTGCTCGTAGATGCTGATCACCTCGTCCGCGGCGAGGTCGTCGATCATCTCGACCTTGTAGGACTCGCCCCGCTCGGTGAACAGGGCGCGGGCATCCTCCCGGGAGAGTTCGC
The Gemmatimonadota bacterium genome window above contains:
- the thrS gene encoding threonine--tRNA ligase; this encodes MKNVRITLPDGGQIEMEQGSTVMDAVARIGPGLGRAALAAKIDGAQVDLDHRLDGDASLEVLTFSNPEGREVYWHSSTHLMAQATKELFPEARLTIGPPIEEGFYYDFDMPAPFTADDLERIEGRMVELSRADMPIRRRELSREDARALFTERGESYKVEMIDDLAADEVISIYEQGDFIDLCRGPHIPSTGKIKAFKLLSVAAAYWHGDENNQSLQRIYGVSYPRQSDLEEYLERRAEAERRDHRKLGRQLGLFMFHPYAPASPFFFPKGAQIYNALTDYVRDLYRKHGYDEVITPLIYEAGLWKTSGHYEHFWDEMFTIDADEREFAPKPMNCPSHCLMYAAGHHSYRDLPIRYADFARLHRHERSGVTAGLMRVRSFSQDDAHIFCRPDQIRDEVDDFIKMLADAYTTLGFEDTVIHLSTRSAKRAGSDELWDRAEETLARVLDSLGVDYEVAPGEAAFYGPKVDFFVKDALQRPWQLGTCQLDFNMPELFDLEYITESGKPARPVMIHRAILGSLERFLGVYIEHCAGAFPTWLAPVQVVVIGISEHQTEYVRGVERRLADAGFRVETDVRNEKVGYKIREAETKKIPFMAIAGAREMEAGDVSVRRRGEGDQGNMTVDALIGTMEEEIARTVRAAK